TTAATTCAATATATGGTCCCCACTTTTCATGCCCCACTACAACACTATACTCAGCTTCAAATTCAACAGTGGCAATCATATAAGGTACATATAATTGTTTTAAGGTAAAGCTTTCAATTTTTTCTTTCAGTAATTCATTTTTTATTAACCACTCATAAAAACTTGTTTTTGCTTCTTCTTTTGAAATATTCAGTTCCACTTTTTCTTTTTTACCGAAAAAAGCTTTATCAAATGTTTCTTTTTCATTCAATGAAAACGTAGAATGACAGTACTCACAGTCAAAATGTCCGTTAGTAACATTTAAATAAGAACCGCAATTCAAGCAAAGAAACGCTTGTTCACTTTTGTCAGAATTGTCGTCTTTTTTTAAAGGCATCATACAGTAAGAGCATTTTTTAGCATTAGGGTCGTCGTTGGGCGCTCCACAGATTGTACATTTATTTTCAATTAATGGTGTACTATTCACTTTTTTCTCCTACATTTCTATATTTTTTTGCTAAGTGCAAATATTCTTCGTTTTCTGCTAAAAGGTTCGGTATTGCTCTTCTTCGTTTCAGATGTAATAATTTACTTTTAATTCCAAAAACAATCCATACCCCTAAACCGCAAAAAAATAAAACCAAAGTAAGTAAAAATATCAATGCATTTGAAGGACGAGAAAGGAGAAGTAACAAGGAGATTACAAACGCTACGAGACCTAATTTATATTTGCTTTGATCGCTGTTTTTATCGTTCTCTGGTTGAGCAGTTAGCCTATCTCCAGAAAATTTCACACTATTCTTACTTGTTGCAGAAACTAAAGCAATAGAACGACTTTCTTTATATTGATAGATTACTTTCCACGATGGTATATAAACAAATTCAGAAGCGATTGAAAGAGTCAAATTGGCGATTCTCATATTTCTATTCGTATCACCAGGTAAGTTCGTTTTTACTTTTGTTGAGGCTGTATTTTTTGCGACCTGTTCAAAAAGATATCGTGCTTTTGTCACTTGATCAGGGATTATTTTGAGGCTGGTTGTTCCTATTAAATAACGAGCATCAAAAGGAATCATTGTTGGTTTTAAATTTCTGAACGAGTCTGTTGAAAAAAATCTTTCTGCTTTTTGCCCTAATGAATCCGATACAGCAGAGAATGTGAATACCTGACCCGATAGATGGGATTGTACAAAAGACCAATCCGTGATAATTTGTTTGTTTTCTCTTGGAGAATCTGTGTTATTGCTAATTCCATTTTCATTACTAGAAGCCATAGAACTTTCTGTTTTGCGATAACCGACATCTGCACTCCAATCACATTCATAATCAATCTGAGCCAGCGAAAAAGGAATATAAAGCTGTTCACAACTAACAATAGATAATTCTTTTCCCACATCAACTGGTAGCTGTTCCCCCTTTGCCAGCCATTCATAAAAATAAAGGCGAACTAGCTCTTCTGAAAGTTGAAAAGGAATGATGCTATCCGCTTGATATTCTATATAGTCATCCTCTTCTTCGCTTTTCGTCGAAAAAACTGCTTGACAATGTGAACACTCAAACAGTTGTTTGTCAATGTTGAAAGTGACTATTGAACCACAGTTATCACATAACTCTAATTCCTCATTTTTTTCACTAATCATACTTTGTTTTTTATCCAAGCTATTGCCACAGTATGTACAGTACTGAGCTTTTACTGAATCTATGCGTCCACCACAAGCTTCACAATTTAGTTGCGTTAATGGTTCCACGTTTTACTTCCTCCTATGTGACTAGATCTACTTTGTTATGTATTTTCTATTGTAACAAAAAACGGGATAAAAAGAAGAGCTATATTTTTAGGTAGATGTGTTTAGAATACTAAAAAGCAAAAAAACTAGACCTAATAATAAACGTAAGTCTAGCTTTATATTAAACTGTTTTGTGCCATACTAAGCATAATTTTTTAACTATTAAACAATGTATCATGCAATTTTTTCGCATACCCATCTGTCATATTACATACAAAATCAACCGCCATTTTCAATCGATAGTACTCTTTTTCTGAGTCTGAGCACCCTTCTGTTTCTCTCTTATATAATTCTTCTGCACTCTTTGGCAAATTGTTAAATAGACGCTCTTCATATTTGTTCATTGGTTCTTTATCATACTTTAAGACAACTGGGATAAACTCATCTAACAGGCGATTAATGATATTAAAGCCCAAAACTTCTTGATCTAATATCGTCTTTGTTTGAAAAATATGTTTATACGAAAATTCTTTCAACGCATGAAAACAATTGACCTCATCACATTCTTCATTGATAATTTCACCACGAAATGTTCCCGACATAATATCATCATAATGATCAACAAAGGTCTTACTTGCACTTTGATAGACCTTTTTTTGTGTGTCTCGTAAAAACGTTTGAATTGCTGCTGGCTCTGATCCATCATTGATTAAAAACTTATCTGTTCCTGTTTTCTCGTCAATAAAAGCTTTTAATTTTCGATAACTATATAATCCATAATTATACGCATCCTCAATATCTGAAAATGTATAAGCAATATCGTCAGCTGCTTCAAGTAAAAATACTAAAGGATGTCGATTTCCAGTTGTTCCAGTGACAAACTTGATATTTTTAAACACTGTTTCTTCTGAATAAAAATAGCCAACTTTCTTTGTTAATAAATCTTTTTTGTCCACCTGATCAGCCCGAGCTGTATATTTGATGACTGCATCTAACGTAGAAGCCGTCAAATTCATTCCTGTTTCAGAAGAACCATTATCATTATGAAGCTTCGTTAATAAACGAATCGTTTGGGCATTTCCTTCAAATCTCAAAAAATCTTCTTTTTGCTGCTCTGTAAATAAATGCCAACAAGGAAGTAATGATCCTTTTTTACTAAACCATATCCGAATCGCTTCTTCTCCAAAATGACCAAAAGGCGGGTTCCCAATATCATGAATAAGCGCGGCCGTTTCCAACAAACGAAAGCTTTCATTTAGCTCGTCAATTTTAATTCCTTTTTTATTTAATTTACTAATGACACCTATTAACAAATCTCTTGTGTGCATGGCAACTTCCAAGCTATGAGTTAAACGGGTACGAACAAAATCATTACGTTCTAAAGGAAACACTTGTGTCTTATCTTGTAATCGCCTAAAAGAATCACTCTTAATCACCCGACGATAGTCACTGTTAAAAGCAACACTTAATTCCAAAAGATAATTTTTATGCGATAATTTATCATTAGGCCAAACTTTATCACTCTTTGAAGAAATTCTGAACGTTCCGACCAATCGATTCCACTGCATCATTTAGACACCCTCCATTTTTTCACCATTACTCGATTTTTTCTAAATGAGAAACATATATGTTTTTACATTTTCCTATATCTTTAAAAAATCTTTCACCAAAATAAGGGGCTTCGTCATTTAGCTTAAATTGAACGGTGTCTCCAGATTCAAACTCTCCCCAACTCTTGTTAAAAAATAGCCACTGATTGTCTTTTTTCGACATTTTTTCTACCTCAATATATGGTCCTGCAATTGGTTTACTTAGTTTAAAACAAGCATATTGATCTTTCTTTTCACTTTTTATCACGCGCTCTTCACAAAGCATTGTTTCAAATACGCCTTCCTCATCTGGAATCAAATAATCTTCCATCCGAATATAGTGCTGTAATTTATCAAAGCTGGGCTTCACACTTTCAATTTCTCTATATTTCAATTCATCTGGTAAAATTACTCCAGCTTTCTCACGGATTGTACTTATTAAATCGCAAACTTGTATTGCATCCAGCTCTTTATTTAGCAGAAGAGCCAAACGATCTGAGCCAATCGCTCCTCTGATTTTACCAGGTGAAAAATGCGGCAAAGCAATTGGATAATGTGTATCTGTTGTAATCCAAGAAGCCCCCATTTCATTCAAACAAGGAACGCTTTGATAGTAATGATCTGATAAGAAATAAAGAACAATAGGACTATCTTCTAATTCTTGTTTTAATCGGTTAAAAATTTGCTCACCTGGTTTTACTCCTGTTTCAG
The DNA window shown above is from Enterococcus sp. 4G2_DIV0659 and carries:
- a CDS encoding deoxyguanosinetriphosphate triphosphohydrolase, with the translated sequence MMQWNRLVGTFRISSKSDKVWPNDKLSHKNYLLELSVAFNSDYRRVIKSDSFRRLQDKTQVFPLERNDFVRTRLTHSLEVAMHTRDLLIGVISKLNKKGIKIDELNESFRLLETAALIHDIGNPPFGHFGEEAIRIWFSKKGSLLPCWHLFTEQQKEDFLRFEGNAQTIRLLTKLHNDNGSSETGMNLTASTLDAVIKYTARADQVDKKDLLTKKVGYFYSEETVFKNIKFVTGTTGNRHPLVFLLEAADDIAYTFSDIEDAYNYGLYSYRKLKAFIDEKTGTDKFLINDGSEPAAIQTFLRDTQKKVYQSASKTFVDHYDDIMSGTFRGEIINEECDEVNCFHALKEFSYKHIFQTKTILDQEVLGFNIINRLLDEFIPVVLKYDKEPMNKYEERLFNNLPKSAEELYKRETEGCSDSEKEYYRLKMAVDFVCNMTDGYAKKLHDTLFNS
- a CDS encoding toll/interleukin-1 receptor domain-containing protein, with the translated sequence MSRKVFVSHCYKDRRYADVFVQLLKTFGFREEDIFYSSSPETGVKPGEQIFNRLKQELEDSPIVLYFLSDHYYQSVPCLNEMGASWITTDTHYPIALPHFSPGKIRGAIGSDRLALLLNKELDAIQVCDLISTIREKAGVILPDELKYREIESVKPSFDKLQHYIRMEDYLIPDEEGVFETMLCEERVIKSEKKDQYACFKLSKPIAGPYIEVEKMSKKDNQWLFFNKSWGEFESGDTVQFKLNDEAPYFGERFFKDIGKCKNIYVSHLEKIE